Proteins encoded by one window of Arachis ipaensis cultivar K30076 chromosome B04, Araip1.1, whole genome shotgun sequence:
- the LOC107637743 gene encoding fe(2+) transport protein 1-like, whose product MGTNSEVTLLKLTISLVFIIIVLFTPKTVAECKSESGDSCNNKEKALPLKIMAIFAILVTSMIGVSLSLVTRWIPALSPENELFMVVKCFAGGIILGTGFMHVLPDSFDMLRSDCLEEKPWHEFPFSGLVAMFSALFTLMVDSLATSFYSKKSSDEVIPESHNGAVGGHEEQEMGVVVSVGHFHAHGHHHAAIQATKNEGTQLVRYRVVAMVLELGIIVHSVVIGLSIGASNNTCSIKGLIVALCFHQMFEGIGLGSCILQAQYKLLKRMVLVLFFSVTTPFGIALGIGLSKIYKENSPSALITVGMLNASSAGLLIYMSLVDLLSTDFMSLRLQNNIKLQFKSYVAVFLGAASMSVMAKWN is encoded by the exons ATGGGTACTAATTCAGAAGTAACACTTCTGAAGCTGACGATCTCTTTGGTCTTCATCATCATCGTTCTCTTCACACCCAAAACCGTAGCAGAATGCAAATCCGAATCAGGAGACTCATGTAACAACAAAGAGAAAGCTCTCCCTCTAAAAATCATGGCTATCTTTGCAATCTTGGTAACCAGCATGATCGGCGTATCTCTGTCCTTGGTGACGCGTTGGATCCCGGCGTTGAGCCCCGAAAACGAGCTCTTCATGGTGGTGAAATGCTTCGCCGGGGGGATCATTCTCGGCACGGGGTTCATGCACGTGCTGCCGGATTCATTCGACATGCTGCGGTCTGATTGTCTTGAGGAGAAGCCATGGCACGAGTTTCCTTTCTCAGGGCTCGTTGCCATGTTCTCTGCCTTATTCACGCTCATGGTGGATTCTTTGGCCACAAGCTTTTATAGTAAGAAGAGTAGTGACGAAGTTATTCcagagagccacaatggtgcagTTGGTGGTCATGAAGAACAAGAGATGGGTGTTGTTGTTAGTGTTGGCCATTTCCATGCTCATGGTCATCATCATGCAGCAATTCAAGCTACTAAGAATGAAGGCACACAACTCGTGCGTTATCGTGTTGTTGCTATG GTGCTAGAACTTGGAATTATTGTTCATTCAGTAGTGATAGGCCTGTCCATAGGTGCTTCAAATAACACATGCTCCATAAAAGGCCTTATAGTGGCCCTTTGCTTCCATCAAATGTTTGAAGGCATTGGTCTTGGCAGTTGCATTCTTCAGGCCCAATACAAGTTGTTAAAGAGGATGGTGTTGGTGTTGTTCTTCTCAGTTACAACCCCATTTGGAATCGCATTAGGAATTGGATTGTccaaaatctacaaagagaacagcCCAAGTGCCCTAATCACAGTTGGTATGCTTAATGCTTCATCAGCTGGGCTTTTAATCTACATGTCATTGGTTGACCTTCTCTCTACTGATTTCATGAGTCTAAGGTTACAGAACAACATTAAGCTCCAATTCAAGTCTTACGTTGCTGTCTTTCTGGGTGCTGCTAGCATGTCTGTCATGGCAAAATGGAATTAA